Proteins from a single region of Apium graveolens cultivar Ventura chromosome 7, ASM990537v1, whole genome shotgun sequence:
- the LOC141672788 gene encoding B3 domain-containing transcription factor VRN1-like, which produces MASSKSPDLSTKPIRFFKIILSDIGSRSKLMIPRNFARIFGENLKDSILLHAPNGSVWSIDLERHEGGVWLQNGWPEFAKFYSICVGYLLVLEYQGDSRFQLLIFDPSSSEIDYPLASSDKLNSVKLNQMVIDIEDSTSFDDSTSCDDNSSSSGDAVRPCKKMKTNSPHVEAKLQQEAAKEDGDRALASAQAYKSKNPFFIQPMKPSNIGYRRWPSLHVTKTFEEAYENWKNNDKIILQVAGRTWAVYCSLNLGSNHCRISRGWNKFVRDNSLNVCDVCVFELINPSKKVLQVAIFRAAKEKNCGENKRSPRVSEAEEAGVRASVTVRSCKKTSGNSLRVDACRKRPKSRKQNEVGNGEWGEDKALALAKAFISKNPFFITVMHPFHVNGRGTGLYITRGL; this is translated from the exons ATGGCCTCTTCTAAGTCTCCCGATTTGTCTACAAAACCTATCCGCTTTTTTAAGATTATACTTTCAGACATTGGCTCACGTTCTAAACTT ATGATTCCCAGAAATTTTGCTAGGATTTTCGGTGAGAACCTAAAAGATAGTATTCTCTTGCATGCTCCTAATGGTTCGGTTTGGTCGATTGATTTAGAAAGACACGAAGGCGGGGTTTGGCTGCAAAATGGTTGGCCAGAATTCGCAAAGTTTTATTCGATATGTGTTGGTTATCTGTTAGTTTTAGAATACCAGGGAGATTCGAGATTTCAATTACttatatttgacccaagttcCTCAGAGATAGATTATCCGTTAGCTAGTAGCGACAAACTTAATTCTGTTAAATTAAATCAAATGGTTATCGATATTGAAGACTCAACTAGTTTTGATGATTCAACTAGTTGTGATGATAATTCAAGTAGTTCAGGTGATGCGGTTAGGCCTTGTAAGAAGATGAAAACAAACTCTCCTCATGTTGAAGCAAAATTGCAACAAGAAG CAGCAAAAGAAGATGGCGATCGAGCTCTTGCCTCAGCTCAAGCCTATAAATCTAAGAACCCCTTTTTCATTCAACCTATGAAACCCTCTAATATTGGATATAGAAGATGGCCTAGTTTG CATGTAACTAAGACTTTTGAAGAGGCTTATGAAAACTGGAAAAACAACGACAAAATTATTCTACAAGTTGCAGGAAGAACTTGGGCAGTTTATTGCAGTTTGAATTTGGGTTCCAACCATTGTAGAATCAGTCGTGGATGGAATAAATTTGTACGAGATAATTCACTGAATGTATGTGATGTTTGTGTCTTTGAGCTGATCAACCCCTCTAAAAAAGTGCTCCAGGTTGCCATATTTCGAGCTGCAAAAGAAAAAAATT GTGGAGAAAATAAAAGATCACCGCGGGTAAGTGAAGCTGAGGAAGCTGGAGTGCGTGCATCGGTTACAGTCAGA TCTTGTAAGAAGACAAGTGGAAACTCTTTGCGTGTAGATGCCTGCCGTAAAAGACCAAAATCCCGGAAACAGAATG AAGTTGGAAATGGCGAGTGGGGAGAAGATAAAGCACTTGCCTTAGCAAAAGCTTTTATATCGAAGAATCCCTTTTTCATCACTGTTATGCATCCATTTCATGTGAATGGAAGAGGGACTGGCCTG TACATAACCAGAGGCTTATAA